TGCGTCCTGGACACAGGCAGGTCAGCTGAGTTCCAGTTTAGTGCATCTTTTGGTTGCTAGTGTTGGAATAAGCTGGTTAATAATTCTGACCATGGTGGAGAATCAGATAGTGGATATATTTTAGCAATAATAGGCTATTTAACTGAAACAAAGTCCACTCTAGAAGGACaaaatgaataagaaaagaTACTTTCTGGATCCTCCAGAGATCAAAGATTACCTGGTCAAAGGAGAAAGGTTTACCAAGTGGTCAGAGGTGAGTGAATATTGAAAAAAATTGAGCTGTTGATTCTTGAATATTAGCCAGAGTGATTAGGAGTTTAAATCTACATCAGTAAGTGTTGCTTATTTTCATTCTCCTGTGAGTAATACAGCCTTTTCTGTGAAATTCCATGgttttcatctgtttttaaAACACTAATCATTAATTTCTTATCTAATAACTTAAACATAGCTACAAATGCAGTTTAAATATCAGGTTCAGTATCGGCACATCGCCATAAAGCATCTCTGTTTCACGGGTTCCATCTCAAACAATTACCAGAACCACGTCAAAGATTATTCCTCTATAATGTTGTACGGTCTTCATCTTACGATACACACTACCCTTAGATGACTACTGTTGTCAATCAGCTCGATACAAGAAGTACTGAATAAATTTGTCTCTATCAAGGACTCAACGAAAACCATTCCTGTCACCATGAAGATGGATCCAAAAGGGTTTTTCGTCTACTGGATTAACCAAAGCAAGGTGGGGAAAAGCCAGCAGCATTCAGATGTGTGGGTAAAATGTATGTGATTAGGATCTGCTAAAGGTGTGAGATATGTAAGCGCTTCATTCACCACCTTCTGGCCTCAGCAGTCTGTATAGATTATCGATCAGTGCTGATGTGGGCTCACTGTCCTACTGTGCTGTGCAGCTGGACTGTGATGCACTCAGTAAAGGTGACTAGCTGTGTTTACTcttcatctctctttctcttctcaCTAAACAGGCAAGGTCTTCTTTAAATGTGTTACCACAGTTAACCAAAACTAAATTTTAAGATAAAATAGGTGTAAAAAGCAAATATCGACTGAAAAAATTACAGGTgctcaaaaaatgaaataatgtaaaagaaatgtctttgcttttttttcttaatttggtCATACTGGTCACCACAACTAGAAGCAGGAGGCAGTGATATAGGAAATCATATGGTTATTGTGACTGTGATGTCTACATGTTCTTCACTTTGTCTTGTGATATCTTTCATAATAGCTTCTCAAATGTTCCCCCTGATGATGCGCCttagatgaaaacaaaacaaaatggaaaaaggaaaaaaataaatagagtcaggaaaatataatataaaatataaataaaatataataaaaaagagaatacattcaacaaacaaacaaaaatctttaAGTAGCGCTTTGCGGATCAATAATAACAGAGGTTTAGTTATTACAAAGTAATAATTCTGTAATTACACCAGTATTAGGTAcaataaatgtcacagtttCCCCTAAAACCATCTAATTTGTTTACGGGTAATAACAGGAGAAAAATGTAATATCTACCTCTGGCACGCTGACCCTCCTCATGATCAACATACAATATAGTTAAGTAACCATGCTCTCAtcaacattttactgtttcatgACCACCCCATCACTGCTGCTATTACAGATGTATTGTCTGTTGAAAGTGAACAAGGAAAACAACAAGCTATCCCTACTTTGTAAAAATATCAGAATGAACTTGGCatttatttactcatttatAGGTTAAAACAGCCCTACAATATTCCCAGCCTTAAATAGCTTGTTTATTAACTCACTTATTTTACTGATGGgcaatgtggggtttttttctactttgctAAAGGGTGAGTTGTATCTAATCCATATCTGGAATGGTGCCTACATGTTGAATTTAGTATCCACGATGATTCTTTGTCTCTTGTTTCTAGGAGACAACATTCCTGGATGTTGCTACCATCAGAGATACCAGAACAGGAAAATATGCAAAACTTCCCAAAGTAAGTCcatttgtattatttaatttgtgGCATTCACTTTGATTTAATCGAGCTTAATGATTGTGCTCTGTGTGGAGGAATCTCTCCAAGCATGCAAATATATCTGTCGAGTCCTTTGTTTGTCCATTAATATTGACAGACATATTTGCattgcaaagagaaaaaaaaagcaccatgGACGCATGAACCCAGGCTACTCCTCCactacagaaacacacagatgcactggcacgcaaacaaacataaacacacaccctACGACAGGCTGAGTCATGGCGGGAGATTTCTGTGAGCGAGTTTCGAGTGAGCTCCAAAGCTGTCAGCTGTAGTTTCGTCTCTTTTCCCACTCCTCGCTGGCCTCCACGGAGAGCTGCATTATGCAGCTGTCATCATCCCTTATGGGAGGGAAATCTGAAAAATCTGTTCTCCTTAGGGAGAATGCATCATCACAGATGGGGTGCTGCTGAAAGCACATCCTCCTCTTTTGGTCCCTTAGGACTTTTTGGGAAAGCTGCTCCAATGCTGATGTCAGGCATGCATAGAGAGGTGATTGTAAAGCATCATACACAGGAAGGCAGCACATGTGTGCTTGTGCTCTGCATGACCGCCTTGTGTGTGCGTATATATAAGCAAGTGCGCGACTCTCAGTGTGTTGTGCATATGTTTGCATATGCTGGTCAGCATATTTGCATGTGTCGATGCACCTTTCAGGCATCCAATCTGTGCAGACAGCAAAGTTCTGCagattctgattttttttagtcagctaaaacataaaataatacattttatttgtccaCAGCACCCAAAGGTCCGAAATGTGTTCAATTTGGATTTCCCGGACAGCAACCATCTCGCCAAAACCCTAACTATCGTCTCGGGTCCAGACACGGTGAACCTGACCTATCATAACTTCTTTGCCTCAAAGGAAAAAGTGACACAGGTAATAAACCGCTGTATCTGTGTAGTAGCTGTTCCCCTTTGACTGTTCAAACACAGCCACAGGCCTCTAGCCCTTATACCACTGGAGCCTTTGCTTCTTCTCCCTCCGACCCCTCCGACCCCTCCCTCTCAGTCTAAATTAGACTCTGTGACTCCAACATCCGGATTTAATCTGCTGTAATGAAATCTCAATAGTGCTTTGTTCAAATACAACATTCACTGCTCTCATTTCCTAACCTAACTCTTTATCAACACCCTCTAGTGGTGAGCTTGTGCATAGACGCTTATGACCTTTTAAGCCAAACTCATGCAGACGCCGAATTTAATGCAGCGCCtctgtttatttttgtgaattaaaaaaaatgcacattagAACTGGGCGGATGACATTCTTGCGATCACCTACAACGCTGCAAGAAACAACGCATGCAGGCAGGTCTTCCTGGATAAAATGTAAGTGAACATCATCATGTAATCTACGGCTTCTAGATGATGAGGGAACATAATACCATGCAATCGCATTATGCACTGGATAACACGTGCTCTGGGAATTCTAATGGAAATACTATTAAATCTTAGATATGTCCGGCTTTCTCTTCAGACCAACAAAGATGGGAAGATCCCAGTGAAACAGTAAGTTTCAGGACAACCACATGCTGGTTCATTTGTAAAGTAGATACCTTTGTTTCCTACTCAGTTGTTCACTATGTTTTTTCAGTATTTACAAGATGTTCCCTGCGGATAAGAAGAGGGTAGAAAGTGCTTtggcagcagcacagctccccAAAGGAAAGGTCAGAAAATAAATCTCCTTTTGAGtggaaatacattttaaatttggaCTTTATTCTTATCTAACTTAATGAAAACAGTTTGCAGTTTTCTGACAACCCATCTgcacatttgttttgttctttttaattttgcaatttttaaaaaaaatcagtatgaCACCATTAAGCCTGATGTCTTCACTGAGACTGCCTTCAGGAGCTTTATGACACACCTCTGTCCTCGGCCTGAGATCTATGAGATCTTCACTTCCTAGTGAGTAACCTGTAGAAGTGTCCTTAACTGATCACTGTACAGCCTGAATTTCACACACCTACTATAGCTGTAGTTATGCTTTATTCATAATTAGTTTGTTATTGCATTTACTTTTTGAAACTTCCACAAATTgtcaagcaaaaaataaataaataataataaatttaatgGTTAGTGGTAAACCTTCTTCATCTGGCATTTAAATCTACTCTTTTCAAAAATGATGTCATTGTCTGTTCAAAATGTATGAAGCAAAAAATGTTCTAGTTTGACGAACTAAAGTTAGAGGTGCCTCATGTAATATGCTGGTCTTGTGCTGCCAGTCTGTGCTCCAGCTCATGCCTCAGCAGCCTTGCCTGAGCTAAAATGGCAGGAAATTGGCCGTGATGGGGATGAGGAACCTTATGGGCATTGctgatgcttttatttatttatttactcgtatttaatcatgaaaaaaatctgttttaagAGAGTGTCCTGGCCAAGAAGGACAGCAGTCCAATCATAAGTTGCATAAATTAGTTGCACATACGCACACATGTATCCAAACCCATACAGCAGTGAAGCACAGACAGAGAATGAAAATGAATACCCTAGTCAAAGTAATATCAGAAACAAAGGTAATAATATTCAGGCAAAACACTGCAGCCTGAAGTAAGTGCAAGTCCAAGATGTGATTGTCTCGCTGTGCCCCGCCCTCCAGCTCCACCAAACCCACCATGACGAAGGAGAATTTCACCAAGTTCCTCAACGAGAAACAGAGAGACTCTCGGCTAAATGAGGAACTGTTTCCGCGTCTCCGACAAGATCAGATCAAGGCACTGATTGACAAGTATGAACCCCTGTCCAATAATTCTAACAGAGGTGAGATTCAGTGGTGGTGACTTTGATATGCTGTGGATGGATTGATGGGCACAATCACCCTCCATATGTTTTTGCTTCAAATGGTCTCTTGTTCCCATCTCCAGGTTTGATTTCTCCAGAAGGTCTTTTATTCTACTTGATGGGTCCAGAGACATCAGTGGTCATGCAAGACAGTCTGGCCAAGTGTCAAGACATGACCCAGCCCATACCTCACTACTTCATCAAGTCGTCACACAACACATACCTAacaggtcaaaaaaaaaaagagagattgaTGTGATTTCTTTAAGATGCTGCTTAACAATGTgccttatttttcatttttctctccctgtgcaGCTGGTCAGTTCTCGGGCGTGTCCTCTCCAGAGATGTACCGCCAGTGTCTGCTCGCCGGCTGCCGCTGCCTTGAGCTGGACTGCTGGAAGGGTAAACCTCCCGATGAAGAGCCCATCATTACTCACGGCTTCACCATGACCACTGAGATCCTGTTCAAGGTTGTTAAACATACTCATGTGCCCTCAGTCTCCCACCCTCCAAGTATTTGAAATTTTTCCTCTGCAACAGTTCACATTACCATATTACGAATATTCCCACTTTTTTAATGTCATGCTGAAATGTTAGAGTTTTGGGGTCACTGGAATTTTTTGGGCACATCTAATGACCATCCACCAGTGTATAGAGCTGATGTAGTTAAGTATACCTACATTATTATCTTTTCTTGTCTTCTATATAGTATAGAAGATaaggaaaaacataaaaagtccACTCTAATATTTCGCAGCCTTTACAGAAAGGAATGGTAACGATAAACAAATTTAATATTCAAATTtctagtatttatttttttggtgttAAAAATTTGTGATCAGAAAGCGACGCCTGAGTCCAAGTAAATGACCGTCACCATTTTCCTGCCAGCACATCTTGAATGTGCAACATCTAAGCTTCTTGCACACCAAAAAGCTGCTCACACTTATCTTTACTTCATGCTGAAGAGCACATTCGAAACAAGAAAGTGTAAGTACAcagtaacacacaaacacactgataGGCCATTCTCTTACACTCAACACTTCCATATAAGGGCAGCAGGAGATGAACAGTCCCAGGCTGAGGCACAACGCCCAGGTTCAGTTCACCGACATCACAGCCTCTGCAAGAAACACCTCTGCAGTTTGACACAATGTTCACGTTTTCATAATTTTCATTTTAGTgagcttgtttcttttttgctctGCGTCTCATTAACTTCTTGAAGTTTTCTAATGTGCTATTGCCagtttcatttctttaaatttaagtCCAGGGCAGGTCAAAAGTAAAAATCCACTTTTATAAAATAACAACTAAAAGGCCTCTTTTTGTGACACTTGACAGGACGTGATAGAAGCTATTGCAGAGAGCGCCTTCAAGACCTCACAGTACCCCGTTATCCTCTCCTTCGAGAACCACGTTGACTCGTAAGAGCCGAGCTTTAAACAAGGCCGTGTCATAACATGCCATTAATGCTGCGTAATATTGTTCTGATGCACGTATCACGAATAATAACAGGCATTAATGTGATTTCTTCCAGGGTGAAACAGCAGGAGAAGATGGCCAACTACTGCAAAACCATATTTGGTGATGCCCTGTTAACAGAGCCACTGGACAAATACCCTGTGAGTGAGTACACTGCTGCAGCACAGCCAGCTGTCAAAATAACAGATAAAGTTTAGATGTGGGGGATTCGTTAAACAGATCACATCATGCTACGCTGGGTGACTCGGATGAGTTTCACTATTTAATCACAACGACATGAAGGCAATAAATGGCAAAGTTCAAGTTTCACTGGCGTGTTTGTTGTCCTCTGTCTTGTATCTGCTGTAAGAACCTCTCAGATTCCCAGAAACAAAGGCTGTCTGCTCCTCTTaggcctgtgtgtgtttaaattcCTGAGGCAGTGTCTGTTTAACTATCTTAGATGGTATTAAGGACAAAACCAGTGTTTTAGAAAGGAGGTCAGCAGACAGTTTGAATCCAGGCCTCAACTTTTgaagtatgaaaaaaaaaaagatgtttattttgaatgttcttaattttatgttttttaaaaaaaggtttaagtAAAGGCAACAAGCTAAATGGGAGAGTGACAATCCAGCTTGTTATCAGTGTGCAGACAATAAAGTCAGCTTTCATGATGGTATTTGGGCTAAATTATTGAAGTGAGGTAATGTCAGTGAATGCAACATTAATGTAGAGGATGCATTCAGGTTTTTGATGCATCCAGATGCTTgaatgcttttttattttaaaaggtcAAGCAGTCCCTGTGACCATGCATATGATCACATGATGACCTGACTGTCTTAGGAAAATTAAACACAAGCTTTTAAAACGAATTCTTctactattactactactaaAAGTAATAGCTATTATTGTTGATTATgtgtaaaagaaaaaggttaaagTCTGCACCTTTCCATTtactattttgttttcttttttgttttcttttttttttttatttaattgtaattcTGAAAATTTGGAGGAGGATGATGTTTTTGAAAATTGagcaaaaggcaaaaaaaaaaaaggtaaataaattaataataataataacagttttattgtattttactgTTAATTAAAATACTAAACAGTCTCTCCAAAACACAGCCCAGGATAATAAATATAAACTGCATAGCAAAGAAATAGGAAGATGTAATAGGAGTATGGCTATACCCTACAGTCCACTATGTGAATGTCTTTTTAAGTTAACCTGTCAATAACAGCCAttcatgttatttttaatttaaattttgtgtttaaattacACGTATTTGTGCATATGCAATGTTAATAAATGAGGGCCATTGCCttttcactcaaaacagctttcctttattcaacaataaaatgtCAGACTACATTTGTTTCATGCTCAAcagccaaacaaaaaacagactaagTTGATTAAATTTAGCAATGACACTTTGAACATTAAACAACTTTGATGTAAATCCCTCTGAAACAAAAGCAAGAATATGAGTTTGACGTTTTCTGAATATAATCGATTTTGTCGTTGTTTAAACTTCTTGTTTGTGTCTCTAACATTCAGCTGAAGCCGGGCCAGCAGATCCCCAGCCCGTCTGAGCTGCTGGGTAAGATCCTCATCAAGAACAAGAAGGGCAGCCACGAGAAACCGGCCCAGAATAAGAAAACTGCCGCAGCAGCCGCTGACCAGACCGCAGCCGCAGCTACGAACACCCAGGCCCCGAACGCCACTTCCCAGGACGAGGCCAACCCAGCAGCAACCACCCCGGAGAAccaagaagaaaatgaaaaaccacAAGGCAAATTCAGTTATACTCCAGATTTAGACGTGTGATTTTATTTCCAGGTGTCACTGAcactgtttttatgtgtttcacCAGAACCGGAAGCAGCTGTGGAGGAAAATGAGGAGCAAGAAGACACAGAGGAACAGGATGAGGAGAAAATGAAGACATCAGATGAGGTAAATACTTGTTTTACATCATTTGTTCCAGCCAGGAGAGTCCAAATATAAGTTAACCTCCTTTTGACGCCCCGCAGGGCACAGCTGGACAAGAAGTAACAGCATATGAGGCCATGTCATCCATAGTCAACTACATCCAGCCCAACAAATTCATCTCTTTTGAAAATGCCAGAAGTATGtctgcaaacaacaaatttaacCTAAACTCAAACAAAACAGGTACAACTCGATGTAACCTTGGTAACGTGTCATTTTCTTCTCCcttcacagagaaaaacaagagtTACGTCATCTCTTCTTTTGTGGAGACCAAAGGGGAGGCAATGATCGCCAAGAGTGCCGTTGAATTTGTTGAGTATCCTTTAGGAGTGCAGCAGATGCTGTCATGCTCgacaaaaatgaaaaccattTAAGTACACGACAAATATATTCTATGCATTCAGTTTATTGGggtctgggggaaaaaaacacagaaatataaataaatgattccTAAACTGTCTACCTAAGATATAATAAGAGGCAGATGAGCAGGATTTACCCCAAAGGAACAAGAATGGACTCCTCCAACTACAATCCCCAACCTTTTTGGAACGTTGGTTGCCAGATGGTGGCGCTCAACTACCAGACGATGGGTAAAAATGGAGATATCACACTTTAAAATGATCAGAAATATACTTAATACCCTTTGTGAATGTTTGGAACCGTCTACCGTTCCTGTTTAAATATAGTTTTCTGACACACTGATGACACTGTGTGTTTTAGTAATTTAAAATCTATTCTGTTTATTCGCCACAGCAGGTCAGTGTTGCACCTTTTTGTTCTGCACAGGCCTCTGTTCGCTGCCTCTCTTTAAGCTGAAGACAAGTGCCGTGAATGGCCTGTTTGTGTCTCGCTTACAGATTTCCCCATGCAGCTCAACATGGCCCTGTTTGAATTCAACGGCCGAACGGGCTACCTCCTCAAGCACGATGTGATGCGTCGCAATGACAAGAAGTTTGACCCTTTCTGTGACAGGATTGACACCGTTGTGGCGAGCACACTGACCATCAAGGCAGGTTCACGACCCTGTTATTACAGAGTGTCTCTTTCTTTAACCATCAGTGTGGGCTCCTATTATCTGTGGAAGCCGAATGTCAGAGTAATTGAGTTTCAAGCTCCATCTTTTCATCATTTCTGCATCATTTCTGGCATTTCACTGCAGAGAAACTCATGAAGAATTAGTGCAGTATGTGTATAACAGATGGCTGTTTTGGCTTTGGGAAGTTTGTCCATGTTGTCCTTGTGTAATatcttaataaaaacataatttgctTCATATAGGAGTCCAGCTGTTCAAAAGTCCAGACTTGTATATATAAGTCGTCCAATCATATCTACTTGTCTCCATAGATCTATTCGGGGCAGTTTCTGTCTGACAAGAATGTAAAAACAGGGGTTGAGGTGGAAGTGATTGGGCTGCCAGGAGACCCTAAGAAGAAATATCGCACCAAGTGGTCCACGACACCCAACGCCATTAATCCAGTGTGGAATGAAGAGCCATTTGTTTTTGAGAAGGTGAATAAAATACCATGTAAACATTTTCAGCCACTCCTCAGTCTTCATATTTTGATGTGaaggcaaaaacagagcttGTACAATtgtaatgagcttgaaagtcagtatttggtatgagCACCATTTTTCTTcgacacagcctgaactctctttgacaggaatagttcttcaggctccttgaaggacattcaaagctcttctttggatgctgcGTCTCTGTTAAgacgatcccacactgctttagTAGCATGGAAGTCCCGGCTCTAGGGAAGAAGGTTCAAGACTGAtagtgttttattgtgtgtttggggtcattgtcatgctaaaaaaatgaagccattgcCATTTAGATGCTTACCAGATGTTGCACCTccctcctgacctcctccatcCTTTTCACACCTTGAGTTAGATACCTGTATTATGCTTGAATGGTTTATACATCAGTGTTAAGCATCTTAACAAAATGCCCAGGTACAAGGACAGGACTGAAAAGGAGTTAAAAAGCAGCCGGTGTccaaagaaaaatgttgaaataaattcagaaagcctggagaaatcatactcaagaccactttaaaatattacaagaaagtctggctccttgatgaataaatgaatgaaatgatgtGTCACTAACAtatctgttgttgttttcatggTTAGATCTTGCTGCCAGAATTGGCATCTTTAAGACTCGTTGTCCACGAAGAAAATGGCAAATTCGTGGGACACAGAATCATCCCTCTTGATGCCATCCAGTCAGGTCAGCGAAGCTGAGAATATTTGAATTCATACTTCATATAATTAAAGCAATGAATCACTCTAGGCCTCAGAACATTTGCCAGCTTGTTTTAACCAGCTTCTGCATCAGGCGAGCTGCTGCCTTGCTTTTATTTCACCAAGGTTTTATTTTCATGCCCTGCAGGCTTCC
This is a stretch of genomic DNA from Pelmatolapia mariae isolate MD_Pm_ZW linkage group LG16_19, Pm_UMD_F_2, whole genome shotgun sequence. It encodes these proteins:
- the plcb2 gene encoding 1-phosphatidylinositol 4,5-bisphosphate phosphodiesterase beta-2, producing MNKKRYFLDPPEIKDYLVKGERFTKWSEDSTKTIPVTMKMDPKGFFVYWINQSKETTFLDVATIRDTRTGKYAKLPKHPKVRNVFNLDFPDSNHLAKTLTIVSGPDTVNLTYHNFFASKEKVTQNWADDILAITYNAARNNACRQVFLDKIYVRLSLQTNKDGKIPVKHIYKMFPADKKRVESALAAAQLPKGKYDTIKPDVFTETAFRSFMTHLCPRPEIYEIFTSYSTKPTMTKENFTKFLNEKQRDSRLNEELFPRLRQDQIKALIDKYEPLSNNSNRGLISPEGLLFYLMGPETSVVMQDSLAKCQDMTQPIPHYFIKSSHNTYLTAGQFSGVSSPEMYRQCLLAGCRCLELDCWKGKPPDEEPIITHGFTMTTEILFKDVIEAIAESAFKTSQYPVILSFENHVDSVKQQEKMANYCKTIFGDALLTEPLDKYPLKPGQQIPSPSELLGKILIKNKKGSHEKPAQNKKTAAAAADQTAAAATNTQAPNATSQDEANPAATTPENQEETEAAVEENEEQEDTEEQDEEKMKTSDEGTAGQEVTAYEAMSSIVNYIQPNKFISFENARKKNKSYVISSFVETKGEAMIAKSAVEFVEYNKRQMSRIYPKGTRMDSSNYNPQPFWNVGCQMVALNYQTMDFPMQLNMALFEFNGRTGYLLKHDVMRRNDKKFDPFCDRIDTVVASTLTIKIYSGQFLSDKNVKTGVEVEVIGLPGDPKKKYRTKWSTTPNAINPVWNEEPFVFEKILLPELASLRLVVHEENGKFVGHRIIPLDAIQSGFHHICLRSESNMPLTLPALFVYIEVKDYIPAAFADFTDALFNPTKGTEKTTKPPKQSSSDYVSPYELPLGAQPPADQAKESEAPAAEKAASEPTPPADATDQSPPAAGAEEAKKEEESKAETPQTLDKAPADAAPDTGSSTSETLPEAEETKASPEPEAAPEAKEEPSTESCTNAEPTSDKKEEASAAAEPAEAPSAAAIPSPTVAATESAGSGDSSQPQTGSEEPSTVTAEELTQHKSYQKVIKRQEKEIKELEKKYQKKGEDLIQKYSDSFKALKKKVSVKKKEGGDNTPESNGKTERVQELKEKMTSEIKTLFAEQYDQIKKKKEQCATERLAKLLEMAMEKHAIELKTLESETKENKKKANMKCSSTDKAKLKKAMSTEMLDEASQSNAASSDYSPQQEALMKKQAATQEEIKTLTNQLNQEALKEHDQKTRSLAREAREAVNVCVGAHFPELVDEVDKSGGGVGFYGDVFLG